TCCGGGTTTAACGGAAGCAGTGAAGCAGGAGGAGCCTGAGTCGTCATTGCGTAGAATTCCGGTGTGTAAAATTGTGGCTTGAGCTGGGAAATGCCAACAGGGTAAACGGCTGCATAATAACGATTAAATAAGGGTTCGACATAATAAATAACCAAAATGACTAAACGCTTTTACCGTTAGGTTATAGTGCTAAAAGTGGTAGAAATTAGGCTTATTAATCAATTAATTAAATTCAGACCTGGCGAGGGCTACGCTTTAACGGTGGAAACGGGTGCGTCAAAGCGCGCTTTCCGGTAGACTTCGCCGGTTTTTTTAGGAAAAAGGCAGTTAGCATGGCAACCACACTTTTTAAAGATTTCCATTTCGAAGCGGCGCACCATTTACCGCATGTCCCTGAAGGACACAAATGTGGCCGTTTGCACGGACACTCGTTTATGGTGCGGATTGAAATTACCGGCGAAGTGGATGCGCATACCGGTTGGGTGATGGATTTTGCCGACTTAAAGGCCGCCTTTAAGCCGATCTACGATCGGCTGGATCACTACTATCTCAACGATATCGCTGGTCTGGAAAACCCAACCAGTGAAGTGTTAGCGCAGTGGATTTGGCAAAACCTCAAGCCAGATTTACCGGAGCTGAGCGCGGTAATGATTAAAGAAACCTGCACCGCGGGCTGTATTTATCGCGGTGAGTAAGCCTGTGGGGCCGCTGTTACCGGCGGCTCCAGCAGGATTCAGGCAATATTCAGGTATTTGTGCGTTTGCATCGACAGCCGCCAGTTGCGGGCAATACAGGTTTCGATGCACAGGCGGGTTGCCGCGTCTTTCTGGCTGATAGGCTGCAGCGCAATGATGCGCGACTTGTCATCCTTCAGCGTACTTAACAGCAGTTCCAGCTCATCAATATCGCGCTGCCGTCCCACCGGATGCTTTACCTCATCGGCACGTTGCAACGCCTGCGCAATGACATCATAGCCGCCACGCATATTCACTTTCGGGGACACCGTTACCCAGGTTGCGGACGAACAGCGAATCTCATGGGTGCCGCTGGTTTCAATCTGACAGCTAAACCCCGCCTGCTCGAGACTTTCCGTCAGTGGGCGCAGATCGTAAATGGCCGGTTCACCGCCGGTAATCACCACATGGCGCGCCGTCCATTGTTGATCGGCAATGGTTTGTATCAGGGTCGCAGCATCCGCCGATCCCCAGGCGTCGCTCTCTTCCGTTTTAACCAGAATATCGCCGAGCGCGGTTTCCCGATTGGCCAGCTTATCCCAGGTATGTTTGGTATCGCACCAGCTGCAGCCGACCGGGCATCCTTGCATACGGATAAAGATTGCTGGCACGCCGGTATAGAAACCTTCGCCCTGCAACGTCTGGAACATTTCATTAATCGGGTACTGCATTATTAACTCGCTCGGGAAAAATAAGGGCGCTGATTATGGCAGATCACAGAGTAAGGTCAAAGGCGGATTCATTTTTGCCCGGAATCGGGCGGTATTTGCGGCAACGTCACTGGACGTTTTTCGGTCTTGCAGGCGAGCTTCTTAAAGATGTTGGCCTTAAAGTCATTGAACTTAAGAAGCCCGCCTGCAAGGCAAAAAAAAAGCCCCATTTCTGGGGCTTATCATTTTCCGTATGCGAATACGGTAAGGCGTGGCTTATGCCTGGCCTTTCACTTCTTTCAGACCGTTAAACGGTGCTTTTGAACCCAGCGCTTCTTCGATACGAATCAGCTGGTTGTACTTAGCAACGCGATCTGAACGGCTCATTGAACCAGTTTTGATCTGGCCCGCTGCGGTACCTACTGCCAGGTCGGCAATGGTCGCATCTTCGGTTTCGCCTGAACGGTGAGAGATCACTGCAGTGTAACCAGCGTCTTTCGCCATTTTGATCGCAGCCAGCGTTTCGGTCAGTGAACCGATCTGGTTGAATTTGATCAGGATGGAGTTAGCGATACCTTTATCGATGCCTTCTTTCAGGATCTTGGTATTGGTTACGAACAGATCGTCGCCAACCAGCTGGATTTTGTCGCCCAGCACTTTGGTCTGATAAGCAAAGCCGTCCCAGTCAGATTCATCCAGGCCATCTTCGATGGAAACGATTGGATACTGCTTGGTCAGATCTTCCAGGAAGTGGGTGAACTCTTCTGAAGTGAAGGCTTTGTTGCCTTCGCCAGCCAGCACATACTTGCCGTCTTTGTAGAATTCAGAGGCCGCACAGTCCATCGCCAGGGTGATATCTTTACCCAGCTCATAGCCTGCCGCTTTAACCGCTTCAGCGATAACAGCCAGTGCTTCAGCGTTAGAGCCGAGGTTTGGCGCGTAGCCGCCTTCATCGCCAACGGCCGTGTTCAGGCCTTTAGCCTTCAGCACTTTCGCCAGGTGATGGAACACTTCTGAACCCATACGGACCGCTTCTTTCAGGCTTGAAGCGCCAACCGGCTGGATCATGAATTCCTGGATGTCGACGTTGTTGTCGGCGTGCTCGCCGCCGTTGATGATGTTCATCATTGGCAGTGGCATAGAGAATTTGCCTGGAGTGCCGTTCAGCTCAGCAATGTGCTCATACAGCGGCATGCCTTTAGAGGCAGCTGCTGCTTTGGCGGCTGCCAGAGAAACGGCCAGGATCGCATTAGCACCAAAGTTGGATTTGTTCTCAGTCCCGTCCAGATCGATCATCACTTTATCGATGTTCGCCTGATCTTTCGCATCTTTGCCTTTCACAGCATCTGCAATCGGGCCGTTTACCGCAGCTACCGCTTTGGTCACGCCTTTACCCAGGAAACGAGATTTGTCGCCGTCACGCAGTTCCAGTGCTTCACGTGAACCGGTAGAAGCCCCTGATGGTGCCGCTGCCAGACCCACAAAACCGCCTTCAAGATGTACTTCCGCTTCCACAGTCGGGTTACCACGTGAATCAATGATTTCACGACCGATGACTTTTACGATTTTGGACATTAGATTTTCCTCAGTACTGGTTAAGCTAAGCTTGTTACGATCCTAAGACAAACAACGCGCGAAAAGTTCGCGCGCTGCTCGTGAATACTGCTTACTTCGCTAAACGCTTCTGGTGCTCGCTGGCCGCTTTCACAAAGCCGGCAAACAGCGGATGCCCATCACGTGGCGTTGAGGTGAATTCCGGATGGAACTGGCAGGCAACAAACCATGGATGATCGGGAATCTCGATAATCTCTACCAGCTGGTCATCTCCGGAGCGACCGGCAATACGTAAGCCCGCCTCTTCGATGCGATTTAATAGCATGTTATTCACTTCATAGCGATGACGGTGACGCTCAACGATGGTGTCAGTACCATACAGCTGACGCACCAGGCTGTCGCCGGTGAGCTGGCACTGCTGGCTGCCAAGGCGCATGGTGCCGCCAAGATCGCTCTGTTCAGTACGCACTTCAACGTTGCCGTTTTCATCACGCCATTCGGTAATCAGCGCCACAACCGGGTATTTACAGTCCGGTACAAACTCCGTGGAGTTCGCGCCTTCCATGCCCGCTACGTTGCGCGCAAATTCCATCAGCGCAATCTGCATGCCGAGACAAATGCCCAGGTACGGCACCTTGTTCTCACGCGCATACTGCGCGGTCATCAGCTTGCCTTCCACGCCGCGATAGCCGAAACCACCAGGGATCAGGATAGCATCTAAATCTTTCAGCAGTTCGACACCGCGCGTTTCTACGTCCTGCGAGTCGATAAGCTTGATGTTCACCGTGACACGGTTTTTCAGGCCACCGTGCTTCAGCGCTTCAATCACCGATTTGTACGCATCTGGCAGTTCAACATATTTGCCCACCATACCGATGGTGATTTCACCGCCCGGATTGGCTTCTTCATAAATGACCTGCTCCCATTCGGCGAGATTCGCTTCCGGTGCATTCAGATTAAAGCGTTTGCAGATGTAGTCATCCAGGCCTTGCGATTTCAGCATGCCAGGAATTTTGTAGATGGAGTCGACATCTTTCAGCGAGATAACCGCTTTTTCCGGCACGTTACAGAACAGCGCGATTTTCGCCCGCTCATTGGCCGGCACGGCGCGATCGGAACGGCAAATCAGCACGTCTGGCTGGATACCGATCGACAGCAGCTCTTTCACCGAGTGTTGGGTCGGTTTGGTTTTCACCTCACCCGCTGCCGCCATGTAAGGCACCAGCGTCAGGTGCATATACATGGTGTGTTCACGGCCAACATCTACCGCCATCTGGCGAATCGCTTCAAGGAACGGCAGTGATTCGATATCACCCACCGTGCCGCCGATTTCCACCAGCACCACATCGTGCCCTTCACCGCCCTCAAGGATGCGCTCTTTGATCGCATTCGTGATGTGCGGGATTACCTGAATCGTGGCGCCAAGATAGTCGCCGCGGCGCTCTTTGCGCAGCACTTCAGAATAAATACGGCCAGTGGTGAAGTTGTTGCGGCGTGACATTTTAGTGCGAATGAAACGCTCGTAGTGACCCAAATCGAGGTCGGTTTCGGCACCGTCATCGGTGACAAACACTTCCCCGTGTTGCGTCGGGCTCATGGTACCCGGATCCACGTTGATATAGGGGTCCAGCTTCATGATGGTCACGTTCAGACCACGTGCTTCGAGGATGGCTGCGAGGGAGGCTGCGGCAATGCCTTTACCCAGAGAGGAAACAACCCCGCCGGTCACAAAAATATAGTTCGTTGTCATGCTGAACCTGAGAGTTTAGGTTTAAAGACGATGGAATAACCAGGACGGGAAAACAGTATACCGGAACTCCCATAAGGCCACAATTGATGATTCATTTTCACTCCATCGTCTTATTGCGGATAAAGTAGCCGATTGGCTCGGATTGAATTTTGATGTGCGTCACAAAATCGACGCTTTGCTGAATCGTGTAAGCTCAACTGTCGAAAGGTTGTGCAATCCGCTGCACCGGGCCGATTTCAGCTCAGCGCAGGGTGAACTTATGCCTGGTTTTTTTCGCCCTGTTTAACCTGCTGCCAGGCGGCCTCCATCTGTTCCAGCGTTGCCTCCTGCATTTGCAGTTGCTGGCTGGCAATGATCGCCTCTACCTGTCGGAAACGGCGTTCAAACTTGTCGTTAGCCTTTTGCAGCGCGGTCTCCGCTTTTTTTCCCAAATGTCGCGACAGGTTTACCGTGGCAAACAGCAGATCGCCCATCTCCTCTTCGAGCTTATCCTGGTCGATAACCGTCTGCTGGGCTTCGTGCATCACTTCATCAATCTCTTCATGCACTTTCGCCACCACCGGCCCCAGCGTGGTCCAGTCAAAGCCCACGTTGCTGCAACGCTTCTGGATCTTATGGGCGCGCATCAGAGCGGGCAACGCGCGAGGAATGTCATCCAGCGCCGAATGCTGCGCTTTATCGGCTCGCTCTGCGGTTTTGATTTTTTCCCAGTTTTGCAGCACCTGAGCGCTGTTCTCCGCCTGTGCATCGCCGAAAATATGGGGATGACGGCGCTCAAGCTTGTCGCTGATAGCGTGGCAGATATCGTCAAAGTTGAAGCGGTGTTCTTCCTGCGCCATCTGCGCGTAAAACACCACCTGGAACAGCAGATCGCCTAACTCCCCACGCAGATCGTCGAAATCCTCGCGCTGAATGGCATCCAGCACTTCGTAAGTCTCTTCCAGGGTATAGGGCGCAATGGTGGCAAAGGTCTGTTCGCGATCCCACGGACAGCCGTGTTGTGGATCGCGCAGGGTTTTCATGATGTTCAGCAGGCGGTCAATAGCGGTCATAGTGGCGGTCTCGTCATTCTGTTCAGGTGCAATGTTGTCCACATTGCACCTGAGATCGGACGCGACCGCAAGCTGGCTTAGTGCAGGCGGCGCGCGTCGATGATATCCGGCACCTGATTCAGGCGCGCTAAGACGCGGCCCAGCACCTGCTGATTGTAGATTTCAATATCCATATCGATGGTCGCCAGCTGCTTACGGGTATCGCTGCGGCTGGCAACGCCAAGCACGTTGACCTTCTCATTAGCCAGAATGGTGGTGATGTCACGCAGCAGGCCGCTGCGATCGTTGGCGGTGACGCGCACCACCAGCGAATAGCCACTGGAATAGCTTTCGCCCCACACCGCATCGACAATGCGCTCCGGCGCATGAGAAATCAGATCCGCCAGCTGGTCGCAGTCGGCACGGTGAATCGAAATGCCGCGGCCCTGGGTGATAAAGCCGACGATATCATCGCCGGGAATCGGCTGGCAGCAGCGCGCAATGTGGTGCATCAGATTACCGACGCCTTCTACCACCACGCGGCCGCTCTGTTTGCTGCTCGGCGCGTGTGACTTCTGTGTCAGCTGGCGCAGCGCCTCACGATCTTCCTCTTCGGCGCTCGGCTTATTCAGCTTCGACTGCAGGAAGTTGACCATCTGATTGAGACGGATATCGCCGCCGCCAATTGCCGCCAGCAGCTCATCCAGCGAGGTGACGTTATAGCGCGGCAGCAGCAGTTTTTCCGCCTCTTTCAGGCTGATGTCGAGCTGGCTCAGCTCGCTGTCGAG
The sequence above is drawn from the Duffyella gerundensis genome and encodes:
- the queE gene encoding 7-carboxy-7-deazaguanine synthase QueE; translated protein: MQYPINEMFQTLQGEGFYTGVPAIFIRMQGCPVGCSWCDTKHTWDKLANRETALGDILVKTEESDAWGSADAATLIQTIADQQWTARHVVITGGEPAIYDLRPLTESLEQAGFSCQIETSGTHEIRCSSATWVTVSPKVNMRGGYDVIAQALQRADEVKHPVGRQRDIDELELLLSTLKDDKSRIIALQPISQKDAATRLCIETCIARNWRLSMQTHKYLNIA
- the eno gene encoding phosphopyruvate hydratase codes for the protein MSKIVKVIGREIIDSRGNPTVEAEVHLEGGFVGLAAAPSGASTGSREALELRDGDKSRFLGKGVTKAVAAVNGPIADAVKGKDAKDQANIDKVMIDLDGTENKSNFGANAILAVSLAAAKAAAASKGMPLYEHIAELNGTPGKFSMPLPMMNIINGGEHADNNVDIQEFMIQPVGASSLKEAVRMGSEVFHHLAKVLKAKGLNTAVGDEGGYAPNLGSNAEALAVIAEAVKAAGYELGKDITLAMDCAASEFYKDGKYVLAGEGNKAFTSEEFTHFLEDLTKQYPIVSIEDGLDESDWDGFAYQTKVLGDKIQLVGDDLFVTNTKILKEGIDKGIANSILIKFNQIGSLTETLAAIKMAKDAGYTAVISHRSGETEDATIADLAVGTAAGQIKTGSMSRSDRVAKYNQLIRIEEALGSKAPFNGLKEVKGQA
- the queD gene encoding 6-carboxytetrahydropterin synthase QueD, with translation MATTLFKDFHFEAAHHLPHVPEGHKCGRLHGHSFMVRIEITGEVDAHTGWVMDFADLKAAFKPIYDRLDHYYLNDIAGLENPTSEVLAQWIWQNLKPDLPELSAVMIKETCTAGCIYRGE
- the pyrG gene encoding glutamine hydrolyzing CTP synthase — translated: MTTNYIFVTGGVVSSLGKGIAAASLAAILEARGLNVTIMKLDPYINVDPGTMSPTQHGEVFVTDDGAETDLDLGHYERFIRTKMSRRNNFTTGRIYSEVLRKERRGDYLGATIQVIPHITNAIKERILEGGEGHDVVLVEIGGTVGDIESLPFLEAIRQMAVDVGREHTMYMHLTLVPYMAAAGEVKTKPTQHSVKELLSIGIQPDVLICRSDRAVPANERAKIALFCNVPEKAVISLKDVDSIYKIPGMLKSQGLDDYICKRFNLNAPEANLAEWEQVIYEEANPGGEITIGMVGKYVELPDAYKSVIEALKHGGLKNRVTVNIKLIDSQDVETRGVELLKDLDAILIPGGFGYRGVEGKLMTAQYARENKVPYLGICLGMQIALMEFARNVAGMEGANSTEFVPDCKYPVVALITEWRDENGNVEVRTEQSDLGGTMRLGSQQCQLTGDSLVRQLYGTDTIVERHRHRYEVNNMLLNRIEEAGLRIAGRSGDDQLVEIIEIPDHPWFVACQFHPEFTSTPRDGHPLFAGFVKAASEHQKRLAK
- the mazG gene encoding nucleoside triphosphate pyrophosphohydrolase translates to MTAIDRLLNIMKTLRDPQHGCPWDREQTFATIAPYTLEETYEVLDAIQREDFDDLRGELGDLLFQVVFYAQMAQEEHRFNFDDICHAISDKLERRHPHIFGDAQAENSAQVLQNWEKIKTAERADKAQHSALDDIPRALPALMRAHKIQKRCSNVGFDWTTLGPVVAKVHEEIDEVMHEAQQTVIDQDKLEEEMGDLLFATVNLSRHLGKKAETALQKANDKFERRFRQVEAIIASQQLQMQEATLEQMEAAWQQVKQGEKNQA